CCACCGGGATCGCGACCTGGCTGAGCGAGAAGCGGCCCGAGGCCAGACCCACGACACCACCGGCCAGCGAGAGGACGGTGATGATCTTGCCGCCCGAGCCCTGCAGGAAGTTGGTGAACTGGGTCAGCGCGGTGTCGAACGTCGTGTCGGCGCCCGCGAACGCCGGACCCGCCAGCATAGCAGCGGCGATGGCGGCCGTGGCAACGAGACCGGCGGTCTCGGCGCGACGGGCGGTGAACAGAGTCTTCATAAGAAAGTTCTCCTTGGACTGAGCGCGGTCACTGCGCCCAAGCCAAGGTTGGCTCACCGGGATTCTCCGGAGCAAACAAACTCGCCGGAACTTGATACAATTAAGAGCATTTCAACGATTGGAAGCTACGCGATTATGATTCGCGGATCTCATGTCCCAAAGCCGGGACAAATGCTAAGATCTACTCCGACAATTGGTGAGACTGCGTCCCGAAAGTGGGACTAGCGGCGATCCCGGCGAAATTCCGATTCGATCAACCGCTTCGGCGAGCCTATAACCGGCTGTTAACGACAACATCGTGCGGCACGCTTGGGGATGTCGCAGCGGCCCGTTGGGGGCATAAAAAAGGGCATTGAGGTTTGATGGAACAGGC
This genomic stretch from Sphingomonas sp. R1 harbors:
- a CDS encoding TrbC/VirB2 family protein; this encodes MKTLFTARRAETAGLVATAAIAAAMLAGPAFAGADTTFDTALTQFTNFLQGSGGKIITVLSLAGGVVGLASGRFSLSQVAIPVGVGVGAGTGIPIVTSTVTATI